Genomic segment of Rhodococcus sp. W8901:
GCATCTACGCCGTGGGGGTCGACGGTTTCGGGGAGAAGATCGGGAAGCAGCACCGTTACAGGCTAGAGCCTTGCCGAGCAGTACCGGGCTTCCGGACCCGGGACGCCGCCGCGATCGAGTTTCAGGTGGCGCTGCGTTCGTCGGAGCCCATCGCGTCGAGCACCGCCATGCGGGTCGCGGGAGCGCCGGTGATGGTGCCCTCACCGACGCCGTCGGTCAGCAGGTTCCGCCAGCGGGTCTCGTCGAACTCCAGCGGTGCGGTCGACTCGAGGAAGTTCTCGACCACACCGAGGAAGCGGAGCGGGTCGTCGCGGAACGGGAAGTGACCGGCGTCCTCGAAGATCTCGAGGTGTGAGCCGGGCATCGCGGAATGCGCCAGATGTGCGTGGCTGACGGGGATCACCGAGTCGCGCGCGCCCCAGATCAGTTGCACCGGGAGGTTCTCGGTCAGATAGCACCGGTCGAGCATCGTGACCACCTGACCGCGCCAGTCGACCACCGAGCGCAACGTCCGCAGGTACGCCTCGTACGCCGTCGGATCTGGCAGGGCGCCGAGCACCCGGACCAGGTCGGGGGTGTCGTGCAGCATCGTGCCGGGACGCAGCGGCGACCCGTGGAGGCGGGAGACGACCTCGCCGATCGCGCGGACCGACGTCATCGCACCCGGAATGCGCAGCAGCTTGAGGGCCTCGTTGACCACCGGCATCGAGATCAGGCGCAGCAGCGGATGCACGTCCTTGGTGACACCGCCGGCCGACACCAGCACCAGACGGTCGACCATGTGTGGGAACTGGTAGGAGAACTGCATCGCGACGCCGCCGCCGAGCGAATGACCGACGACGGTGACCTTGTCGATATCCAGCACCGAGAGCAGATCGCGCATGCCGTTCGCGTAGGCGGCCACCGAATAGTCGGCGCGGGGCTTGTCGGAGCGCCCGTGGCCGAGGAGGTCCGGTGCGATCACCGTGTAGTTCTGAGCCAGGTGCGGGATGATCTCGCTCCACGTCGACGAGTTGTCGCCGATGCCGTGCAACAGGAGGACGGCCGGACCCGCGCCGGCCATGCGGAACGCGCGCCTGTACCCGTGGATGGTGCGGAACACGAGCCGCGGCTCGGTGTCCGGCACCGGGCGGAGCATTCGCGTGCGGGAGTCGCTCATATCGCCTCCTGAAGCTGCTGCCCGGCACGCGGGCACCGCTCAGATATCGATCGTCCGAGTATATCCGTGCACCGAGACGCTATGCGCCATATGAGTCGTCAGTGTGACTTCGGATAACGGAAGGGTTTCGTCGTCCACGATACCTGGACGAACGACCAAATGTTGGGTCGATCAAACCTCAGTTCTGATCGTCGTCCCCGGGTGCGTCGTCGTCGAGGCGGGCCTGCTCGGCGAGGAAGCGTTCGAACTCCGCGCCCAGTTCATCACCGCTCGGCAGGTCGTCGTCGCTCGCGAGGAGCGTCGACTGCTGTTCCTGGGCAGCGACGTACGAGTCGTACTGGTTCTCGAGCGCCCGGACCACCGACTGGACCTCCTCGTTCGACGCGATGTGCTCGTCGATCTGCTCGCGGACCCGAGCCGACGCCTCGCCGAGCGCGACGAGTGGCAGTTCGAGGTCGGCGATCTCCATGACGTTCTCGAGTAGCGTCTCCGCGGCGGCCGGATAGTCGGTTTGCGCGAGGTAGTGCGGAACGTGCACCGAGAAGCCCACGGACTCGTGGCCGTGCTGGCTCATCCGCAGTTCCAGCAGCGACGATGCGCTGCCGGGGACCTGGAGTTCGCCGGACCAGCGGTGATGATCCTTGATCAAGTCCTTGTTGGTCGAGTGCGCGGTCACGCTGAGCGGCCGCGTGTGCGGGATGGCCATCGGAATGGCATTGATCCCGACGGTCCGGCGCACGCCCAATTGCTCTGCGAGCAGGCGGACCGCCGTGGTGAACCGTTCCCAGCGCAGATCCGGCTCCATGCCGGCCAACAGCAGGAACGGCGTGCCCGCGGTGTCGCGCAGGGCGTACAGGTTGAGTTGAGGAGTCTCGAAGTCCGAGAAATGGTCTGCCTTGAACGTCATGGTCGGACGCCGCGATCGATAGTCGATGAGCTCGTCCACCGCGAACGACGCGACGAGTTCGGTTTCGAGGCTCTCGCGCAGGTGCTTGGTCGCCAGCTTCACCGCGTGCCCGGCATCGGAGAATCCCTCGAGACCGTGAACCAGGACCGGTCCCAGGCCGTCGGCCGACGACAGATGCGGTGCCGGGAACTCCAGCTCGTACATCTTCGACTGCTCGTCCATGACGGCTCCCTTCCTTCGAACTTCTGCTTCCAGTGTCCCTCACCGGCTCCCGCGTGCCGAAACCGGAGCGGGGGACCAGCGGCGGGGCGCTGCGGTGCCACTGTCGAACAAGATCATCGAATCTCGTCCCTCGAGGGCCAACACCGGGTCGGCCGCATTGATTCCCGGCCCCGGCGCGGCGACGCCTGTACCCGTCGCGATCGATGTTCACCTCGATCGCCGTTCGCGTGTGACAGGCTGTCCGCGCGGAACGAGAACGAGGCGGACACCCCGGCGCTGGGACGATGGAGGCTCGAGCATGTCGCAATGGAAGCGGATCGCCGCGGCGGTGCTGCTGGGGTCGGCTGTCCTGCTCACGGGCTGTTCGGAGGCGGTGACGGGAACTCCGCTGTCGGACGAGTCCGTCGCCGCCGATGCGCGGCCGTTGGGAGACCTCCTTCTCGACCCGGCTGCCTTCCCGCCGCAGTACCCGGCGGTCGTGCTTCCCCCGCAGGCAGTTTCGCAGGCTGCGCCCGACCTGACTGGCATCGCACCGGGCGCCAAGGTGGAACCGGCCGGCTGCAAGCCTCCCGTCCAGGACTACGGCCCCGACGGCACCGCAATGGTCGTGGGCACCGACAACGCCAACCGCTCGACGATCACGATCGAATTGATCCGGGTCGCCACGCCGCTCGTGGAGCTCGGAGCGCAGCTGTCCGAGTGCCCGGAGGTGACCGCCACCCGCAACGGGGTGGATTCGGTCGTCCGGACCACCCTCACTCCGCCCCCGCCGATCGATGCCGACGACACCCTCGCGCTGCGTCGTTCGGTGAGCTCGGGCCAGGGCGACCAGGCGGTGACACAGTCGATGCTCACCTTGATCGCGCAGGTCGACGACGTGCGGGTGCAGGCGACGTTCATGTCGTTCGGGGCAGATGCCGACACCGCCGCTCTCGACGAGCTGTTCACCGCGGCGGTACTGAAGGTCCACGCGGGCTGAGCCGCCGACGCTAACACGGCAAACCGACAGTCCTGTCTGTGCCCGGAGCCGTGAGCTCGGGGTTCTGCACAGGCGGCGGCGACATCCACAGGTCCACCGAATCCCCAGGTCGTGCCCCGGGCCGGGGGGCGCCCCGAGCGGCAGGGTCGGGGCATGACGACACCGGCCTTCTCACACGACTCGCCCCGCCCACACAACCCGGCTCTGTCCGGACACAGTGATCTCGGGACCCCGAACGCGGTCCGGATATCCGACCCCGGCGACCTCATCAGCGCCGTACCGGCCCTGCTGGGGTTTCACCCCCGCCGCTCACTGGTCGCGATCTGTCTCACCGGAACCAGCGTCGGCGCGGTGATGCGCCACGACCTCGTGCTCCACGATCCCGCTGGGGTGCACGGCGTGATGGAACTGGTCCTCGACCAGTTCGCGGCGGTGAGTATCCGGGAGGGTGCCGATCGGGTCCTCGTGGTCGTGGTGGACGATCGGATCCCACCCCGCGAGCGTTCGGGCGACCTGTGGCGGCACTCTGCGATCGTCGATCGTTTCCGGGAACTGTTGTGCGCCGGAGGAATCGAGTTGGCGGCCGCGCATCTCGTCCCGCGAATCGAAGCCGGCGTGCAGTGGCGGGACCTCGTGGGGCACAGCCGCGGCGTGCTGCCGGATCCCGCCGCATCCGAGGTGGCCGCGGCCCAGGTGTTCGGGGGTCGTGCGATCCGGGGGTCCCGTGAGGAGCTGGAAGCAGTGCTCGATCCGGTTCCGGCTGGCGAGCAGGCGTGCATCGCGGAGATCATCGACGCGGCGCGGGAGGCGAGTGTGCGGGGGTTCGCTCTGGCGCACACGGCGTCCGATCCCGCCGGCGTCGAACGTGCCCACCTCGAACGCGTCCTCGCGCGCATCGCAGCACTCGACTCGGGTGACGAGATCACGGCGCACGAGTGCGCGGATATGGCGCTCGCACTGGAGAATCCGCACATCCGGGACGCGCTGCTCGCGCTGACGATCGGGGAGCACGCCGACGCGGCCGAACAGATGTGGATTCATCTGGGCAGGTCGTTGCCCGATCCCGAGCGCGCCGAACCGCTCGCGTTGCTCGGCTACAGCTCGTACGTGCGCGGCGACGGTCCGATGGCGGGTGTCGCGCTGTGTGCCGCGCTCGCGGCCGATCCGTGTCATCGGCTCGCGAACCTGCTCGACGACGCCCTGCAGGCCGGGATCCGGCCGGATGCCCTGCGCGACCTCGCTGATCTCGGATACGAGGTGGCGCAGGACCTCGGCGTGCAGCTGCCGCCGCGGGGCGGGTTATCGCCGCGCGGCGTGTGACCGGTCTCCGAGCGCCTGCAGGTACGTCCATGCGTCGGCGACGATCTCGTCGAGATCGGTGTGCTCGGGCTTCCAGCCCAGCTCGTCGATCGCGCGGTCGCTCGATGCGATGAGGACCGCCGGATCACCGGCGCGGCGCGGCGCGTCCTCGGCGGTGATGGGGAGTCCCGTCACTCGTTCGCAGGCCGAAATGACCTCGCGGACAGTGAATCCTGCGCCGCTGCCGAGGTTGTAGATCCGGTGCCGTCCCGGCTCGGACGACTCGAGCGCCAGCAGGTGGGCCTCCGCGAGATCCAGTACGTGGATGTAGTCCCGCACCGCGGTGCCGTCCTTGGTCGGCCAGTCGGTTCCGAACACCGCGATCTTCTCGCGTTGACCGAGCGCGACCTGGAGCACGAGGGGGATGAGATGCGTTTCCACGACACGGTTCTCGCCCGCGCCCTTGTAGGCGCCCGCGACGTTGAAGTAGCGCAGGCTCGTCGCCGCGAGGGAATGCGCGTTCGCATACGACGTGATCGCATGGTCGATCGCGAGTTTCGTGGCGCCGTACGGGTTGGTCGGACGAGTCGGATCGTCCTCCGTGATCGGTGTCCGCTCGGGCTCGCCGTAGGTGGCGGCCGTGGACGAGAACACCAGACGTGGCGTACCGGAGACCCGCATCGCTTCGAGCAGTGCGAGCGTCGTGACGACATTGCCCTGCCAGTACTGCTCGGGGCGCTCGACCGACTCGCCGACGAGCGACTGCGCCGCGAAATGCAGCACACCGTCGAATCGAGGTGCGCTGTCGCCGGATCCGAGAACGGATCCGGCGACAGCAGCCACGTCGCCTTCGATGAAATCGGCGCCGACGGGAACCGCGTCGGCATTACCCGTCGACAGATCGTCGACGACGACCACCTCGTGGCCGCGCTCGAGCAGTACCGTGGCGCACACGCTGCCGACATAGCCGGCACCGCCGGTAACCAGAAGTCTCACCGTTCATCTCCTCTGGCACCGGCGTCGAACCGGCGAAGCGGTCTGTCAGACCTGCTTCACCTGGACGGCGTGGGCCATTTCCTCGGGAAGGTCGAATTCGTCGTGACCGGACACGGTGATCGTCACCGAGCCGGGTCGGGTCTCGACTGTAACCCGGGCATCGGGAACCACGCCCGCCTCACGGAGTTGGCCGATCAGTTCGGGATCGGACTGCACGTGCTCGGCGAGTCGCCGAACCACGACTGCGGTCGGCTTGCCCGGGGGCACGTCGGTGAGCCGGATCAGCGTCTCCGCGTTGCCTGCCGGGCGGTCCAGTCCCAGTTCGGCAAGCCCGGGAATCGGGTTACCGTACGGCGACGTCGTCGGGTTGTTCAGCACCTCGACGAGGCGCCGCTCGACGTCCTCGCTCATCACGTGCTCCCACCGGCAGGCCTCGGCATGCACCTGGTCCCAGTCGAGTCCGATGATGTCGACGAGCAACCGCTCGGCGAGACGGTGCTTGCGCATGACCGAGACCGCGAGGTTGCGGCCCTTCTCGGTCAACTCCAGATGACGGTCGCCTGCCACCTGGAGCAATCCGTCACGCTCCATGCGGGCAACCGTCTGGCTCACGGTCGGTCCGCTCTGCTCGAGCCGTTCGGCGATCCGCGCGCGGAGCGGGACGACGCCCTCTTCTTCCAAGTCGTAGATCGTCCGGAGATACATCTCCGTGGTGTCGACCAGATCCTTCACTCTTACACCCCTTCGTCCGGAGTGATTCTACCGGGCAAATCACGTTCCGGGTTCCGCTCGGGCGCCAGGCGCGTCCGGTCCGCCGTCGGGGCTCCGAACCGGTCCCGGACATGGCGCCTCGCGCCTGCCGTGCCGCGGCAAGTAACTTGGGTCCATGACCGCGTCGACAGGTCCCGTCGAGGGCATCTCAGCTTCCGCAAGCGACCGCGTCGTGGTGTGGAGCCCGGACTATCTCAGCTATCGCTGGAGTCCCCAGCATCCGATGAACCCGACCCGTCTCGAGCTGACGATGGATCTGGCGCACGGACTCGGGCTCGTCGAGGGCGCCGAGGTGGTGCGGCCCGACGCCGCCACGGACACCGACCTGCTCCGCATCCACACCCCCGCGTACATCGACGCGGTGAAGCTTGCCGGATCGGTTCAGGACGGCCCGCTGCCCGCGGAGGTCGAGACCCGGCACGGGCTGGGCACCGAGGACAACCCGGTCTTCCCCCGGATGCACGAGGCCAGCGCGATCCTGGCGGGCGGAACCCTGGCGGCGGCCGAGGCGATCGCATCCGGCCGCGCCCGGCGCGCGGTCAGCATCGGCGGCGGAATGCACCACGCGATGGCCGACTGGGCGTCGGGCTTCTGCGTCTACAACGACGCCGCGATCGCGATCTCGTGGTTGCTCGACAACGGATTCGACCGCATCGCGTACGTCGACATCGACGCGCACCACGGCGACGGCGTGCAGCATGCGTTCCTCGGTGACCCACGGGTGCTGACGGTCTCGATCCACCAGCACCCGGCGACCCTGTGGCCGAACACCGGCTGGTCCAGCGAGGTGGGGGCGGGCGCGGCCGAGGGCACCGCCATCAACCTCCCGGTGCTGCCCGGTACCGGCGATGCGCTGTGGCTGAGGGGATTCCACGCGGTGGTTCCCGCCGCGATCGCAGCCTTCCGCCCGCAGATCGTGATCAGTCAGTGTGGCGCAGACAACCATCGGGAGGACCCGCTGGCCGATCTCGCGCTGACCGTCGACGGGCAGCGGGCGGCGTACCTGGCGATGCGCGACCTCGCGGACAGATACGCGGAAGGGCGGTGGCTCGCGGTCGGCGGTGGCGGCTACGGCCTGATCCGTGTCGTGCCGAGGTCGTGGACGCATCTCATCGCCGCGGCGCTGGATCGCGAGATCGATCCCGCCACCACGATTCCCGACTCGTGGCGTGAGAAGGCACACTCCCTTGCACCGAGCGTCGATCTCCCGACGACGATGGGGGAGTCCGGCGACACCGCGTACATGCCGTGGGACGGACCCGGAGGTACGCCGGAAACGGGTGTCGCCTCGATGGACCGGGCCCTGACCCGAATC
This window contains:
- a CDS encoding acetoin utilization protein AcuC, whose translation is MTASTGPVEGISASASDRVVVWSPDYLSYRWSPQHPMNPTRLELTMDLAHGLGLVEGAEVVRPDAATDTDLLRIHTPAYIDAVKLAGSVQDGPLPAEVETRHGLGTEDNPVFPRMHEASAILAGGTLAAAEAIASGRARRAVSIGGGMHHAMADWASGFCVYNDAAIAISWLLDNGFDRIAYVDIDAHHGDGVQHAFLGDPRVLTVSIHQHPATLWPNTGWSSEVGAGAAEGTAINLPVLPGTGDALWLRGFHAVVPAAIAAFRPQIVISQCGADNHREDPLADLALTVDGQRAAYLAMRDLADRYAEGRWLAVGGGGYGLIRVVPRSWTHLIAAALDREIDPATTIPDSWREKAHSLAPSVDLPTTMGESGDTAYMPWDGPGGTPETGVASMDRALTRIDAAIIATRRATFPLLGLDPEDPRD
- a CDS encoding metal-dependent transcriptional regulator, translating into MKDLVDTTEMYLRTIYDLEEEGVVPLRARIAERLEQSGPTVSQTVARMERDGLLQVAGDRHLELTEKGRNLAVSVMRKHRLAERLLVDIIGLDWDQVHAEACRWEHVMSEDVERRLVEVLNNPTTSPYGNPIPGLAELGLDRPAGNAETLIRLTDVPPGKPTAVVVRRLAEHVQSDPELIGQLREAGVVPDARVTVETRPGSVTITVSGHDEFDLPEEMAHAVQVKQV
- a CDS encoding proteasome assembly chaperone family protein, with protein sequence MDEQSKMYELEFPAPHLSSADGLGPVLVHGLEGFSDAGHAVKLATKHLRESLETELVASFAVDELIDYRSRRPTMTFKADHFSDFETPQLNLYALRDTAGTPFLLLAGMEPDLRWERFTTAVRLLAEQLGVRRTVGINAIPMAIPHTRPLSVTAHSTNKDLIKDHHRWSGELQVPGSASSLLELRMSQHGHESVGFSVHVPHYLAQTDYPAAAETLLENVMEIADLELPLVALGEASARVREQIDEHIASNEEVQSVVRALENQYDSYVAAQEQQSTLLASDDDLPSGDELGAEFERFLAEQARLDDDAPGDDDQN
- a CDS encoding alpha/beta fold hydrolase, producing MSDSRTRMLRPVPDTEPRLVFRTIHGYRRAFRMAGAGPAVLLLHGIGDNSSTWSEIIPHLAQNYTVIAPDLLGHGRSDKPRADYSVAAYANGMRDLLSVLDIDKVTVVGHSLGGGVAMQFSYQFPHMVDRLVLVSAGGVTKDVHPLLRLISMPVVNEALKLLRIPGAMTSVRAIGEVVSRLHGSPLRPGTMLHDTPDLVRVLGALPDPTAYEAYLRTLRSVVDWRGQVVTMLDRCYLTENLPVQLIWGARDSVIPVSHAHLAHSAMPGSHLEIFEDAGHFPFRDDPLRFLGVVENFLESTAPLEFDETRWRNLLTDGVGEGTITGAPATRMAVLDAMGSDERSAT
- the galE gene encoding UDP-glucose 4-epimerase GalE, with protein sequence MRLLVTGGAGYVGSVCATVLLERGHEVVVVDDLSTGNADAVPVGADFIEGDVAAVAGSVLGSGDSAPRFDGVLHFAAQSLVGESVERPEQYWQGNVVTTLALLEAMRVSGTPRLVFSSTAATYGEPERTPITEDDPTRPTNPYGATKLAIDHAITSYANAHSLAATSLRYFNVAGAYKGAGENRVVETHLIPLVLQVALGQREKIAVFGTDWPTKDGTAVRDYIHVLDLAEAHLLALESSEPGRHRIYNLGSGAGFTVREVISACERVTGLPITAEDAPRRAGDPAVLIASSDRAIDELGWKPEHTDLDEIVADAWTYLQALGDRSHAARR
- a CDS encoding sensor domain-containing protein, producing MSQWKRIAAAVLLGSAVLLTGCSEAVTGTPLSDESVAADARPLGDLLLDPAAFPPQYPAVVLPPQAVSQAAPDLTGIAPGAKVEPAGCKPPVQDYGPDGTAMVVGTDNANRSTITIELIRVATPLVELGAQLSECPEVTATRNGVDSVVRTTLTPPPPIDADDTLALRRSVSSGQGDQAVTQSMLTLIAQVDDVRVQATFMSFGADADTAALDELFTAAVLKVHAG
- a CDS encoding DUF4192 domain-containing protein; amino-acid sequence: MTTPAFSHDSPRPHNPALSGHSDLGTPNAVRISDPGDLISAVPALLGFHPRRSLVAICLTGTSVGAVMRHDLVLHDPAGVHGVMELVLDQFAAVSIREGADRVLVVVVDDRIPPRERSGDLWRHSAIVDRFRELLCAGGIELAAAHLVPRIEAGVQWRDLVGHSRGVLPDPAASEVAAAQVFGGRAIRGSREELEAVLDPVPAGEQACIAEIIDAAREASVRGFALAHTASDPAGVERAHLERVLARIAALDSGDEITAHECADMALALENPHIRDALLALTIGEHADAAEQMWIHLGRSLPDPERAEPLALLGYSSYVRGDGPMAGVALCAALAADPCHRLANLLDDALQAGIRPDALRDLADLGYEVAQDLGVQLPPRGGLSPRGV